The Aedes aegypti strain LVP_AGWG chromosome 3, AaegL5.0 Primary Assembly, whole genome shotgun sequence genome contains a region encoding:
- the LOC5577995 gene encoding axin isoform X1 yields the protein MSQYSSHKFDDVTCSGPRPPVPGEESRRKVSSSEWSKFEAHSIRSGSSSSFQMTDSLHRDKSRDSPPAYYRWADKLTNLLEDADGAELFKRFVELEGEEHSSRLKFYFACEGLKQLSDPEKVTQTIGAIYRRFLKRVPRESKLYCNDQIRNTIKAGLKNEMILTPDIFDQMQADVAAIISTTTYPNFLQSDLYIQYVQNMQFGSGSGSGGASCISLPAGIPAAGPSSVAAPGALSSLTSSSSTSELISHSSSALPTLHEDSELVNADSIEQLYGATGPVVAASNISFTSGVSGSGSSSGSNLAPGNKPAMTLTKDALIATQKRRLEMRPPGPHGFSVYTKYASYNPVSRRDSELASLSSGRTDSDKVSLPTSTSADGRPHSQSKHHYRHHTSIERRLMNENAIANEEPDAFAIIPRTHRQFQKPLPPDQFVSVLTSKLKMVQQERENKELLSKKLQEIEQSDKSQSNKFFADAIRQKLQVEDDSDQDILDKHVSRVWSDLTPSRSPGTMSPCPNISRARRHEVGGFGGGSMSAQSSMRHSKSMPEGHPMGLMGPPAQPRRLNNKWPSVYTDSGISLLSTDTLTKSSNADMQSASTSSSRPLSRTMHADMSLTNTATLLQESSRRLDDEPRRSKRYQHPLPPPPLPPPAASLPLVPPPIPAKPSSTSAASEFTVVVYSFCDEEVPYRIKIPGSQPPTLKQFKDYLPKKGNYRFFFKTRCDDLDSPVIQEEINNDGEMLPLFEGKVMGTVKPLD from the exons ATGAGTCAGTATTCTTCACACAAATTTGATGACGTTACGTGCAGCGGACCGAGACCACCAGTGCCAGGAGAGGAAAGCCGCCGGAAGGTGAGCTCCAGCGAATGGTCCAAGTTTGAAGCGCACTCGATCCGATCCGGTTCCTCGTCGTCCTTCCAGATGACCGACAGCCTCCATCGGGACAAGTCGCGCGATTCTCCGCCGGCCTATTACCGATGGGCGGACAAGCTTACAAACCTGCTTGAAGATGCGGACGGAGCGGAGTTGTTCAAGCGCTTCGTTGAACTCGAAGGTGAAGAGCACTCGAGCAGGCTCAAGTTCTACTTTGCCTGCGAGGGTCTCAAGCAACTCAGCGATCCCGAAAAGGTGACACAAACGATTGGTGCAATATACCGGCGGTTCCTGAAGCGGGTACCTCGGGAATCGAAGCTGTACTGTAACGACCAGATTCGGAACACGATCAAGGCTGGACTGAAGAATGAGATGATCCTCACGCCGGACATCTTCGATCAAATGCAAGCGGACGTGGCAGCTATCATAAGTACTACGACCTACCCAAACTTCCTCCAGTCGGATCTGTACATACAGTATGTTCAGAATATGCAATTTGGCAGCGGCAGTGGTAGCGGTGGGGCCAGCTGTATAAGTCTTCCAGCCGGTATTCCAGCAGCCGGACCGAGTTCCGTTGCGGCGCCCGGTGCGCTCTCGTCCCTAACCAGCAGCAGTTCCACTTCGGAGCTGATATCGCATAGTTCCTCCGCCTTGCCAACCCTGCATGAAGACTCCGAACTAGTCAATGCCGATTCGATCGAGCAGCTGTACGGTGCTACGGGGCCCGTTGTAGCGGCCAGTAACATTTCGTTTACCTCCGGAGTGAGCGGCAGTGGTAGCAGTAGCGGTAGTAATCTGGCGCCCGGTAACAAACCGGCCATGACGCTGACCAAGGATGCGCTGATAGCGACGCAGAAGCGAAGGCTCGAAATGAGGCCGCCAGG ACCGCACGGATTCTCCGTTTACACCAAGTATGCATCCTACAATCCGGTCTCGCGTCGAGACTCGGAACTGGCCAGTCTCAGCTCGGGGCGGACCGATTCCGATAAGGTGTCCCTCCCGACTAGCACATCCGC TGACGGACGACCTCACTCTCAGAGTAAGCATCACTACCGGCATCACACATCGATCGAGCGAAGACTGATGAACGAAAATGCCATTGCCAATGAGGAACCGGATGCGTTTGCT ATCATTCCTCGAACTCACCGGCAATTTCAGAAACCTTTACCTCCGGACCAATTTGTGTCTGTTCTCACCAGTAAGCTGAAGATGGTCCAGCAGGAACGGGAGAACAAAGAACTGCTCAGTAAAAAGCTCCAAGAG ATTGAACAATCCGACAAATCGCAAAGCAATAAATTCTTCGCCGATGCCATCCGACAGAAGCTGCAAGTGGAAGACGACAGCGATCAGGACATCCTCGACAAGCACGTTTCGAGGGTGTGGTCAGACCTGACGCCCAGTCGATCGCCCGGCACGATGTCCCCTTGCCCGAACATCAGCCGGGCAAGGCGACACGAGGTGGGCGGCTTCGGTGGTGGTTCAATGA GCGCACAATCTTCTATGCGACACTCGAAATCGATGCCCGAGGGACACCCAATGGGTTTGATGGGGCCCCCGGCGCAACCTCGGAGACTCAACAACAAGTGGCCTTCAGTGTACACCGACAGCGGGATCAGTTTACTCTCTACGGATACGCTTACCAAGTCCAGCAATGCGGACATGCAAAGTGCTAGCACAAGCAGTTCTCGGCCCCTGTCGCGGACCATGCATGCCGATATGTCCCTCACGAATACTGCCACCCTGCTACAGGAATCCAGTCGGCGGTTGGATGATGAACCGCGGAG ATCCAAGCGGTATCAGCATCCGCTGCCGCCGCCCCCGTTGCCACCACCTGCCGCATCGCTTCCCCTCGTGCCACCACCAATACCTGCCAAACCGTCGAGCACCAGCGCCGCTTCCGAGTTCACCGTCGTCGTGTACTCGTTCTGCGACGAGGAGGTGCCCTACCGGATAAAGATCCCCGGATCGCAGCCGCCGACGCTCAAACAGTTCAAGGACTACCTCCCGAAGAAGGGCAACTATCG atttttcttcaaaacgcGGTGCGACGATCTGGACAGCCCGGTGATCCAAGAAGAGATCAACAACGACGGTGAAATGTTGCCCCTGTTTGAGGGCAAAGTGATGGGAACGGTGAAACCGTTAGACTGA
- the LOC5577995 gene encoding axin isoform X2 produces MSQYSSHKFDDVTCSGPRPPVPGEESRRKVSSSEWSKFEAHSIRSGSSSSFQMTDSLHRDKSRDSPPAYYRWADKLTNLLEDADGAELFKRFVELEGEEHSSRLKFYFACEGLKQLSDPEKVTQTIGAIYRRFLKRVPRESKLYCNDQIRNTIKAGLKNEMILTPDIFDQMQADVAAIISTTTYPNFLQSDLYIQYVQNMQFGSGSGSGGASCISLPAGIPAAGPSSVAAPGALSSLTSSSSTSELISHSSSALPTLHEDSELVNADSIEQLYGATGPVVAASNISFTSGVSGSGSSSGSNLAPGNKPAMTLTKDALIATQKRRLEMRPPGDGRPHSQSKHHYRHHTSIERRLMNENAIANEEPDAFAIIPRTHRQFQKPLPPDQFVSVLTSKLKMVQQERENKELLSKKLQEIEQSDKSQSNKFFADAIRQKLQVEDDSDQDILDKHVSRVWSDLTPSRSPGTMSPCPNISRARRHEVGGFGGGSMSAQSSMRHSKSMPEGHPMGLMGPPAQPRRLNNKWPSVYTDSGISLLSTDTLTKSSNADMQSASTSSSRPLSRTMHADMSLTNTATLLQESSRRLDDEPRRSKRYQHPLPPPPLPPPAASLPLVPPPIPAKPSSTSAASEFTVVVYSFCDEEVPYRIKIPGSQPPTLKQFKDYLPKKGNYRFFFKTRCDDLDSPVIQEEINNDGEMLPLFEGKVMGTVKPLD; encoded by the exons ATGAGTCAGTATTCTTCACACAAATTTGATGACGTTACGTGCAGCGGACCGAGACCACCAGTGCCAGGAGAGGAAAGCCGCCGGAAGGTGAGCTCCAGCGAATGGTCCAAGTTTGAAGCGCACTCGATCCGATCCGGTTCCTCGTCGTCCTTCCAGATGACCGACAGCCTCCATCGGGACAAGTCGCGCGATTCTCCGCCGGCCTATTACCGATGGGCGGACAAGCTTACAAACCTGCTTGAAGATGCGGACGGAGCGGAGTTGTTCAAGCGCTTCGTTGAACTCGAAGGTGAAGAGCACTCGAGCAGGCTCAAGTTCTACTTTGCCTGCGAGGGTCTCAAGCAACTCAGCGATCCCGAAAAGGTGACACAAACGATTGGTGCAATATACCGGCGGTTCCTGAAGCGGGTACCTCGGGAATCGAAGCTGTACTGTAACGACCAGATTCGGAACACGATCAAGGCTGGACTGAAGAATGAGATGATCCTCACGCCGGACATCTTCGATCAAATGCAAGCGGACGTGGCAGCTATCATAAGTACTACGACCTACCCAAACTTCCTCCAGTCGGATCTGTACATACAGTATGTTCAGAATATGCAATTTGGCAGCGGCAGTGGTAGCGGTGGGGCCAGCTGTATAAGTCTTCCAGCCGGTATTCCAGCAGCCGGACCGAGTTCCGTTGCGGCGCCCGGTGCGCTCTCGTCCCTAACCAGCAGCAGTTCCACTTCGGAGCTGATATCGCATAGTTCCTCCGCCTTGCCAACCCTGCATGAAGACTCCGAACTAGTCAATGCCGATTCGATCGAGCAGCTGTACGGTGCTACGGGGCCCGTTGTAGCGGCCAGTAACATTTCGTTTACCTCCGGAGTGAGCGGCAGTGGTAGCAGTAGCGGTAGTAATCTGGCGCCCGGTAACAAACCGGCCATGACGCTGACCAAGGATGCGCTGATAGCGACGCAGAAGCGAAGGCTCGAAATGAGGCCGCCAGG TGACGGACGACCTCACTCTCAGAGTAAGCATCACTACCGGCATCACACATCGATCGAGCGAAGACTGATGAACGAAAATGCCATTGCCAATGAGGAACCGGATGCGTTTGCT ATCATTCCTCGAACTCACCGGCAATTTCAGAAACCTTTACCTCCGGACCAATTTGTGTCTGTTCTCACCAGTAAGCTGAAGATGGTCCAGCAGGAACGGGAGAACAAAGAACTGCTCAGTAAAAAGCTCCAAGAG ATTGAACAATCCGACAAATCGCAAAGCAATAAATTCTTCGCCGATGCCATCCGACAGAAGCTGCAAGTGGAAGACGACAGCGATCAGGACATCCTCGACAAGCACGTTTCGAGGGTGTGGTCAGACCTGACGCCCAGTCGATCGCCCGGCACGATGTCCCCTTGCCCGAACATCAGCCGGGCAAGGCGACACGAGGTGGGCGGCTTCGGTGGTGGTTCAATGA GCGCACAATCTTCTATGCGACACTCGAAATCGATGCCCGAGGGACACCCAATGGGTTTGATGGGGCCCCCGGCGCAACCTCGGAGACTCAACAACAAGTGGCCTTCAGTGTACACCGACAGCGGGATCAGTTTACTCTCTACGGATACGCTTACCAAGTCCAGCAATGCGGACATGCAAAGTGCTAGCACAAGCAGTTCTCGGCCCCTGTCGCGGACCATGCATGCCGATATGTCCCTCACGAATACTGCCACCCTGCTACAGGAATCCAGTCGGCGGTTGGATGATGAACCGCGGAG ATCCAAGCGGTATCAGCATCCGCTGCCGCCGCCCCCGTTGCCACCACCTGCCGCATCGCTTCCCCTCGTGCCACCACCAATACCTGCCAAACCGTCGAGCACCAGCGCCGCTTCCGAGTTCACCGTCGTCGTGTACTCGTTCTGCGACGAGGAGGTGCCCTACCGGATAAAGATCCCCGGATCGCAGCCGCCGACGCTCAAACAGTTCAAGGACTACCTCCCGAAGAAGGGCAACTATCG atttttcttcaaaacgcGGTGCGACGATCTGGACAGCCCGGTGATCCAAGAAGAGATCAACAACGACGGTGAAATGTTGCCCCTGTTTGAGGGCAAAGTGATGGGAACGGTGAAACCGTTAGACTGA